One part of the Plodia interpunctella isolate USDA-ARS_2022_Savannah chromosome 28, ilPloInte3.2, whole genome shotgun sequence genome encodes these proteins:
- the LOC128681696 gene encoding uncharacterized protein LOC128681696, which yields MGRKKTIRGSERTMILKVLHFFEEEKLHGIAIPISQVEKRVCTATGISRRTLARIKNEEKEVLEKLRLSPQPGTSSEAPTETVKLPTPGKKRKQKKKLEIDDFMICAIKTKIESFYDVYKEVPTLKKILNVVKRDLNFPGQRETLRKIITESLGFKFKKCSKKRDVLIERPEIAAWRARYLRRLKENDDLGPEKKPVIFTDETWVHSHYTVNKCWQSQTVPGIRKNDSAGQRWIIVHAGGETGFVEGADLLYKCKSSKGDYHDEMDTENYTKWLTEKLIPNLPPNSIVVIDNAPYHSKQLNKPPTMAARKQDMQNWLSERNITFDPRMTKAELNYIIIRNRPEKEYLVDKLLEESGHEVLRLPPYQCDLNPIEYIWNLVKQRVADKNVDQSERQIEKLAREAIQSITQDDWKKEINHVDRLRKAYWEKQGLEDARELVINVNDDSDDSDLESHSDFERMSGIEELDSD from the exons ATGGGTAGGAAAAAAACTATCCGTGGGTCCGAAAGGACaatgatattaaaagtattacatttttttgaggAAGAAAAGTTGCATGGAATAGCTATTCCAATATCTCAAGTGGAAAAGCGAGTGTGTACGGCTACTGGCATTAGTCGACGCACATTGGCCAGAATAAAAAACGAGGAAAAAGAAGTTTTGGAGAAACTAAGGCTTTCACCACAGCCGGGTACGTCAAGCGAAGCCCCAACAGAGACAGTCAAATTACCCACTCCAGGGAAAAagcgaaaacaaaagaaaaagctgGAAATTGATGACTTCATGATTTgtgcaattaaaacaaaaattgaaagcTTTTATGACGTGTACAAAGAAGTGcctacattgaaaaaaattttaaacgttgTTAAGAGAGATCTTAACTTTCCTGGTCAAAGAGAGACCCTGCGAAAAATTATAACAGAAAGTTTgggatttaaattcaaaaagtgcTCCAAAAAACGAGACGTGCTCATAGAAAGACCTGAAATAGCAGCGTGGCGTGCACGTTACTTAAGAAGATTAAAAGAAAACGACGACTTGGGCCCGGAAAAAAAACCTGTTATTTTTACCGATGAAACATGGGTCCACTCGCATTACACTGTCAACAAGTGTTGGCAAAGTCAAACGGTCCCAGGCATAAGAAAAAACGATAGTGCTGGCCAACGCTGGATAATCGTTCACGCAG GAGGAGAGACTGGGTTCGTCGAAGGTGCAGacttattatacaaatgtaaaagtaGTAAAGGGGATTACCACGACGAAATGGACACAGAAAACTACACGAAATGGTTAACCGAAAAACTAATTCCAAATTTGCCACCTAACAGTATTGTTGTCATAGACAACGCGCCCTACCACAGCAAGCAATTAAATAAGCCTCCTACTATGGCCGCTCGTAAACAAGACATGCAGAATTGGCTGAGCGAGAGAAACATTACGTTTGACCCGCGAATGACAAAGGCTGagttgaattatattataattcgcAACCGACcggaaaaagaatatttagtgGACAAACTTTTAGAGGAGAGCGGTCACGAAGTCCTCAGACTTCCACCATATCAATGTGACCTCAATCCTATTGAGTACATTTGGAACCTGGTCAAACAAAGAGTCGCCGACAAGAATGTCGATCAGTCAGAGAGACAAATCGAAAAACTAGCCAGGGAAGCCATACAATCAATAACGCAAGACGAttggaaaaaagaaattaatcacGTGGACCGGTTACGGAAGGCGTACTGGGAAAAGCAAGGTTTAGAAGACGCAAGAGAGTTAGTCATAAATGTAAATGACGACAGCGATGACAGTGATTTGGAATCACATTCAGATTTTGAAAGAATGTCAGGGATTGAAGAATTAGATTCTGATTag